One window of Brevibacillus choshinensis genomic DNA carries:
- a CDS encoding purine/pyrimidine permease: protein MKYGLYDKPPVGTTILSALQWMIVAVSSSVAVPLVIGDVYGLRPDEIGNLMQQTMFFIGLASLLQVWIGHRYPMLEGPAGLWWGIFIILAQIGTSVGLQPREIGQSFQIGLGMAGLLFLVFGLMGWIGKLQRWFTPLVSGTYMILLAVSLCSNILAGMLGIGFQHSKEVIPKVAIVSIAIVALVIMVMRTKRFSSFAVLFGMVIGWVLYAIMGWTEPVRPAEQMIALPSLFFWGTPRWDWGVILTSMLTGFVLLTNLVTSMVVMGKATDTVPTNEQYNRGGIFTGVSHLLSGLGGVVGMIPLSLAAAVIQTTRMASRLPFMLAMVGIMVIGLLPYVSHFLAALPTPVAYAAMFISYTQLLGFGLKDYVNVKMDDRTITVGGSSLLVGIGVMFVPSTAWQHLPALVSFLFGNGLLLGVIVCLLLEHVVFRKRGDEQKKEDGHAA from the coding sequence ATGAAGTACGGTTTGTATGACAAACCCCCTGTGGGCACAACCATTCTATCTGCCCTTCAATGGATGATCGTAGCGGTCTCCAGCAGTGTCGCGGTTCCTTTGGTGATTGGTGACGTATATGGACTAAGGCCGGATGAGATCGGCAACCTGATGCAACAGACGATGTTTTTTATTGGTTTGGCTTCCCTTTTGCAGGTATGGATTGGCCACCGTTATCCGATGCTGGAAGGACCAGCAGGTCTATGGTGGGGTATCTTTATTATTTTGGCTCAGATTGGTACGAGTGTAGGTCTTCAACCGCGTGAGATCGGGCAATCCTTCCAGATCGGACTAGGAATGGCTGGGTTGTTGTTCTTGGTCTTCGGTTTAATGGGCTGGATTGGAAAGCTACAGCGATGGTTTACGCCTCTCGTCTCGGGAACGTACATGATTCTGTTGGCTGTATCGTTATGCAGTAACATTTTGGCGGGGATGCTGGGGATCGGATTTCAACATTCCAAAGAGGTCATTCCTAAAGTTGCGATTGTCTCTATCGCGATTGTTGCGCTAGTGATCATGGTAATGCGGACCAAACGGTTTTCCAGCTTTGCGGTTTTGTTTGGAATGGTCATCGGATGGGTCTTATATGCCATTATGGGTTGGACAGAGCCTGTTCGACCAGCTGAACAGATGATTGCGTTGCCTTCGCTCTTTTTCTGGGGAACCCCTCGGTGGGATTGGGGAGTCATTCTGACGAGTATGCTGACTGGCTTTGTGTTGTTGACTAACCTGGTGACGAGCATGGTAGTGATGGGCAAAGCGACCGATACCGTACCGACAAATGAACAGTACAACCGTGGAGGCATCTTTACAGGTGTATCCCATCTCTTATCCGGGTTGGGTGGAGTGGTCGGGATGATCCCCCTCTCTCTTGCGGCAGCGGTCATTCAGACGACGCGCATGGCATCTCGACTGCCTTTTATGCTGGCTATGGTCGGCATCATGGTAATTGGCTTGCTCCCGTATGTCTCACACTTTTTGGCTGCACTTCCCACACCAGTTGCTTATGCGGCGATGTTCATTTCCTATACACAACTGCTCGGTTTCGGTTTAAAGGATTATGTGAACGTCAAAATGGACGATCGGACGATCACGGTAGGCGGAAGTTCCTTGCTGGTCGGGATTGGTGTCATGTTCGTACCCTCGACTGCATGGCAGCACTTACCTGCACTTGTCAGCTTCTTGTTCGGTAATGGCTTGTTATTAGGTGTTATCGTTTGCTTGCTACTTGAACATGTTGTATTCCGCAAACGTGGAGACGAACAAAAGAAAGAAGACGGCCACGCTGCTTGA
- a CDS encoding B3/B4 domain-containing protein has product MKVQLDATVSERLPQLSLGILHYSGASVSDSPKMLQGRINYFVESLRLEHDSSRLTEIEGIREWRAAFKQVGTDPSRYRPSSEALLRRLLQGNPFFWINSAVDINNFFSVLHALPFGIYDQDQLVGDVILRVGQSDDVYEGLNGREVNMEGKLLLADEKGAFGSPIVDSKRSCVAENSRNLIQVIFFHEQVSSQKKDEILGSVGRMFTEINGGDLSRSYILPL; this is encoded by the coding sequence TCAGCTTTCTCTGGGCATTCTCCACTACAGCGGTGCTTCCGTCAGCGACTCTCCCAAGATGCTCCAAGGCCGCATCAATTATTTTGTAGAAAGTCTTCGCCTCGAGCACGACTCGTCTCGCCTCACTGAAATCGAAGGCATTCGTGAATGGCGAGCCGCATTTAAGCAAGTCGGGACCGATCCATCCAGATACCGCCCCTCCTCTGAGGCATTGCTCCGTCGACTTTTGCAAGGAAATCCGTTTTTCTGGATTAATAGCGCAGTCGACATTAATAATTTCTTCTCCGTTCTTCACGCCCTTCCTTTTGGCATTTATGACCAAGACCAATTGGTTGGAGATGTCATTCTACGAGTGGGACAAAGTGATGATGTTTACGAAGGGCTAAATGGACGTGAGGTCAACATGGAAGGAAAGCTGCTGCTCGCGGACGAGAAAGGAGCTTTCGGAAGTCCGATCGTCGACTCCAAGCGCTCTTGTGTGGCTGAAAATAGCCGAAACCTCATACAAGTGATCTTTTTTCATGAACAAGTTTCCTCGCAAAAAAAGGACGAGATCCTCGGATCGGTAGGCCGCATGTTTACGGAGATTAACGGCGGTGATTTAAGTCGTTCCTATATCCTTCCTCTCTAA